From Oncorhynchus keta strain PuntledgeMale-10-30-2019 unplaced genomic scaffold, Oket_V2 Un_contig_29466_pilon_pilon, whole genome shotgun sequence, one genomic window encodes:
- the LOC127923381 gene encoding uncharacterized protein LOC127923381 isoform X1: protein MFTVNFTGLVPPPGQTRTEHLLVLLYSPPSWTDRYRTPLGPALLSSLLDRQVQNTSWSCSTLLPPGQTGTEHLLVLLYSPPSWTDRYRTPLGPALLSSLLDRQVQNTSWSCSTLLPPGQTGTEHLLVLLYSPPSWTDRYRTPLGPALLSSLLDRQVQNTSWSCSTLLPPGQTGTEHLLVLLYSPPSWTDRYRTPLGPALLSSLLDRQVQNTSWSCSTLLPPGQTGTEHLLVLLYSPPSWTDRYRTPLGPALLSSLLDRQVQNTSWSSSTLLPPGQTGTEHLLVLLYSPPSWTDRYRTPLGPPLLSSLLDRQVQNTSWSCSTLLPPGQTGTEHLLVLLYSPPSWTDRYRTPLGPPLLSSLLDRQVQNTSWSCSTLLPPGQTGTEHLLVLLYSPPSWTDRYRTPLGPALLSSLLDRQVQNTSWSSSTLLPPGQTGTEHLLVLLYSPPSWTDRYRTPLGPPLLSSLLDRQVQNTSWSCSTLLPPGQTGTEHLLVLLYSPPSWTDPPGQTGTEHLLVLLYSPPSWTDRYRTPLGPALLSSLLDRQVQNTSWSSSTLLPPGQTGTEHLLVLLYSPPSWTDRYRTPLGPALLSSLLDRQVQNTSWSSSTLLPPGQTGTEHLLVLLYSPPSWTDRYRTPLGPALLSSLLDRQVQNTSWSCSTLLPPGQTGTEHLLVLLYSPPSWTDRYRTPLGPALLSSLLDRQVQNTSWSCSTLLPPGQTGTEHLLVLLYSPPSWTDRYRTPLGPALLSSLLDRQVQNTSWSSSTLLPPGQTGTEHLLVLLYSPPSWTDRYRTPLGPALLSSLLDRQVQNTSWSCSTLLPPGQTGTEHLLVLLYSPPSWTDRYRTPLGPALLSSLLDRQVQNTSWSCSTLLPPGQTGTEHLLVLLYSPPSWTDRYRTPLGPALLSSLLDRQVQNTSWSCSTLLPPGQTGTEHLLVLLYSPPSWTDRYRTPLGPALLSSLLDRQVQNTSLSFPGKKVSVHQHLFCFDINTVVIIYNIYNIIII, encoded by the exons atgtttactgttaattttacaGGCCTTGTCCCCCCTCCTGGACAGACACGTAcggaacacctcttggtcctgctctactctcctccctcctggacagacaggtacagaacacctcttggtcctgctctactctcctccctcctggacagacaggtacagaacacctcttggtcctgctctactctcctccctcctggacagacag gtacagaacacctcttggtcctgctctactctcctccctcctggacagacaggtacagaacacctcttggtcctgctctactctcctccctcctggacagacag gtacagaacacctcttggtcctgctctactctcctccctcctggacagacaggtacagaacacctcttggtcctgctctactctcctccctcctggacagacaggtacagaacacctcttggtcctgctctactctcctccctcctggacagacaggtacagaacacctcttggtcctgctctactctcctccctcctggacagacaggtacagaacacctcttggtcctcctctactctcctccctcctggacagacaggtacagaacacctcttggtcctgctctactctcctccctcctggacagacaggtacagaacacctcttggtcctgctctactctcctccctcctggacagacaggtacagaacacctcttggtcctcctctactctcctccctcctggacagacaggtacagaacacctcttggtcctgctctactctcctccctcctggacagacaggtacagaacacctcttggtcctcctctactctcctccctcctggacagacaggtacagaacacctcttggtcctgctctactctcctccctcctggacagacag gtacagaacacctcttggtcctcctctactctcctccctcctggacagacaggtacagaacacctcttggtcctgctctactctcctccctcctggacagacaggtacagaacacctcttggtcctgctctactctcctccctcctggacagacaggtacagaacacctcttggtcctcctctactctcctccctcctggacagacaggtacagaacacctcttggtcctgctctactctcctccctcctggacagacag gtacagaacacctcttggtcctcctctactctcctccctcctggacagacaggtacagaacacctcttggtcctgctctactctcctccctcctggacagacaggtacagaacacctcttggtcctcctctactctcctccctcctggacagacaggtacagaacacctcttggtcctgctctactctcctccctcctggacagacaggtacagaacacctcttggtcctcctctactctcctccctcctggacagacaggtacagaacacctcttggtcctgctctactctcctccctcctggacagacaggtacagaacacctcttggtcctgctctactctcctccctcctggacagaccctcctggacagacaggtacagaacacctcttggtcctcctctactctcctccctcctggacagacag gtacagaacacctcttggtcctgctctactctcctccctcctggacagacaggtacagaacacctcttggtcctcctctactctcctccctcctggacagacag gtacagaacacctcttggtcctgctctactctcctccctcctggacagacaggtacagaacacctcttggtcctgctctactctcctccctcctggacagacaggtacagaacacctcttggtcctcctctactctcctccctcctggacagacaggtacagaacacctcttggtcctgctctactctcctccctcctggacagacaggtacagaacacctcttggtcctgctctactctcctccctcctggacagacaggtacagaacacctcttggtcctgctctactctcctccctcctggacagacaggtacagaacacctcttggtcctgctctactctcctccctcctggacagacaggtacagaacacctcttggtcctgctctactctcctccctcctggacagacaggtacagaacacctcttggtcctgctctactctcctccctcctggacagacag gtacagaacacctcttggtcctcctctactctcctccctcctggacagacag gtacagaacacctcttggtcctgctctactctcctccctcctggacagacaggtacagaacacctcttggtcctcctctactctcctccctcctggacagacaggtacagaacacctcttggtcctcctctactctcctccctcctggacagacaggtacagaacacctcttggtcctgctctactctcctccctcctggacagacaggtacagaacacctcttggtcctgctctactctcctccctcctggacagacaggtacagaacacctcttggtcctcctctactctcctccctcctggacagacaggtacagaacacctcttggtcctgctctactctcctccctcctggacagacaggtacagaacacctcttggtcctgctctactctcctccctcctggacagacaggtacagaacacctcttggtcctcctctactctcctccctcctggacagacaggtacagaacacctcttggtcctgctctactctcctccctcctggacagacaggtacagaacacctcttggtcctgctctactctcctccctcctggacagacaggtacagaacacctcttggtcctgctctactctcctccctcctggacagacaggtacagaacacctcttggtcctgctctactctcctccctcctggacagacag gtacagaacaccagCCTCTCTTTTCCGGGAAAGAAAGTTTCTGTCCACCAACATCTCTTCTGTTTTGACATCAATACCGtagttataatatataatatatataatataataataatataa
- the LOC127923381 gene encoding uncharacterized protein LOC127923381 isoform X15 — MFTVNFTGLVPPPGQTRTEHLLVLLYSPPSWTDRYRTPLGPALLSSLLDRQVQNTSWSCSTLLPPGQTGTEHLLVLLYSPPSWTDRYRTPLGPALLSSLLDRQVQNTSWSCSTLLPPGQTGTEHLLVLLYSPPSWTDRYRTPLGPALLSSLLDRQVQNTSWSCSTLLPPGQTGTEHLLVLLYSPPSWTDRYRTPLGPALLSSLLDRQVQNTSWSCSTLLPPGQTGTEHLLVLLYSPPSWTDRYRTPLGPALLSSLLDRQVQNTSWSSSTLLPPGQTGTEHLLVLLYSPPSWTDRYRTPLGPPLLSSLLDRQVQNTSWSCSTLLPPGQTGTEHLLVLLYSPPSWTDRYRTPLGPPLLSSLLDRQVQNTSWSCSTLLPPGQTGTEHLLVLLYSPPSWTDRYRTPLGPALLSSLLDRQVQNTSWSSSTLLPPGQTGTEHLLVLLYSPPSWTDRYRTPLGPPLLSSLLDRQVQNTSWSCSTLLPPGQTGTEHLLVLLYSPPSWTDPPGQTGTEHLLVLLYSPPSWTDRYRTPLGPALLSSLLDRQVQNTSWSSSTLLPPGQTGTEHLLVLLYSPPSWTDRYRTPLGPALLSSLLDRQVQNTSWSSSTLLPPGQTGTEHLLVLLYSPPSWTDRYRTPLGPALLSSLLDRQVQNTSWSCSTLLPPGQTGTEHLLVLLYSPPSWTDRYRTPLGPALLSSLLDRQVQNTSWSCSTLLPPGQTGTEHLLVLLYSPPSWTDRYRTPLGPALLSSLLDRQVQNTSWSSSTLLPPGQTGTEHLLVLLYSPPSWTDRYRTPLGPALLSSLLDRQVQNTSWSCSTLLPPGQTGTEHLLVLLYSPPSWTDRYRTPLGPALLSSLLDRQVQNTSWSCSTLLPPGQTGTEHLLVLLYSPPSWTDRYRTPLGPALLSSLLDRQVQNTSLSFPGKKVSVHQHLFCFDINTVVIIYNIYNIIII, encoded by the exons atgtttactgttaattttacaGGCCTTGTCCCCCCTCCTGGACAGACACGTAcggaacacctcttggtcctgctctactctcctccctcctggacagacaggtacagaacacctcttggtcctgctctactctcctccctcctggacagacaggtacagaacacctcttggtcctgctctactctcctccctcctggacagacag gtacagaacacctcttggtcctgctctactctcctccctcctggacagacaggtacagaacacctcttggtcctgctctactctcctccctcctggacagacag gtacagaacacctcttggtcctgctctactctcctccctcctggacagacaggtacagaacacctcttggtcctgctctactctcctccctcctggacagacaggtacagaacacctcttggtcctgctctactctcctccctcctggacagacaggtacagaacacctcttggtcctgctctactctcctccctcctggacagacaggtacagaacacctcttggtcctcctctactctcctccctcctggacagacaggtacagaacacctcttggtcctgctctactctcctccctcctggacagacaggtacagaacacctcttggtcctgctctactctcctccctcctggacagacaggtacagaacacctcttggtcctcctctactctcctccctcctggacagacaggtacagaacacctcttggtcctgctctactctcctccctcctggacagacaggtacagaacacctcttggtcctcctctactctcctccctcctggacagacaggtacagaacacctcttggtcctgctctactctcctccctcctggacagacag gtacagaacacctcttggtcctcctctactctcctccctcctggacagacaggtacagaacacctcttggtcctgctctactctcctccctcctggacagacaggtacagaacacctcttggtcctgctctactctcctccctcctggacagacaggtacagaacacctcttggtcctcctctactctcctccctcctggacagacaggtacagaacacctcttggtcctgctctactctcctccctcctggacagacag gtacagaacacctcttggtcctcctctactctcctccctcctggacagacaggtacagaacacctcttggtcctgctctactctcctccctcctggacagacaggtacagaacacctcttggtcctcctctactctcctccctcctggacagacaggtacagaacacctcttggtcctgctctactctcctccctcctggacagacaggtacagaacacctcttggtcctcctctactctcctccctcctggacagacaggtacagaacacctcttggtcctgctctactctcctccctcctggacagacaggtacagaacacctcttggtcctgctctactctcctccctcctggacagaccctcctggacagacaggtacagaacacctcttggtcctcctctactctcctccctcctggacagacag gtacagaacacctcttggtcctgctctactctcctccctcctggacagacaggtacagaacacctcttggtcctcctctactctcctccctcctggacagacag gtacagaacacctcttggtcctgctctactctcctccctcctggacagacaggtacagaacacctcttggtcctgctctactctcctccctcctggacagacaggtacagaacacctcttggtcctcctctactctcctccctcctggacagacaggtacagaacacctcttggtcctgctctactctcctccctcctggacagacaggtacagaacacctcttggtcctgctctactctcctccctcctggacagacaggtacagaacacctcttggtcctgctctactctcctccctcctggacagacaggtacagaacacctcttggtcctgctctactctcctccctcctggacagacaggtacagaacacctcttggtcctgctctactctcctccctcctggacagacaggtacagaacacctcttggtcctgctctactctcctccctcctggacagacag gtacagaacacctcttggtcctcctctactctcctccctcctggacagacag gtacagaacacctcttggtcctgctctactctcctccctcctggacagacaggtacagaacacctcttggtcctcctctactctcctccctcctggacagacaggtacagaacacctcttggtcctcctctactctcctccctcctggacagacaggtacagaacacctcttggtcctgctctactctcctccctcctggacagacaggtacagaacacctcttggtcctgctctactctcctccctcctggacagacaggtacagaacacctcttggtcctcctctactctcctccctcctggacagacag gtacagaacacctcttggtcctgctctactctcctccctcctggacagacaggtacagaacacctcttggtcctgctctactctcctccctcctggacagacaggtacagaacacctcttggtcctgctctactctcctccctcctggacagacaggtacagaacacctcttggtcctgctctactctcctccctcctggacagacag gtacagaacaccagCCTCTCTTTTCCGGGAAAGAAAGTTTCTGTCCACCAACATCTCTTCTGTTTTGACATCAATACCGtagttataatatataatatatataatataataataatataa
- the LOC127923381 gene encoding uncharacterized protein LOC127923381 isoform X29, giving the protein MFTVNFTGLVPPPGQTRTEHLLVLLYSPPSWTDRYRTPLGPALLSSLLDRQVQNTSWSCSTLLPPGQTGTEHLLVLLYSPPSWTDRYRTPLGPALLSSLLDRQVQNTSWSCSTLLPPGQTGTEHLLVLLYSPPSWTDRYRTPLGPALLSSLLDRQVQNTSWSCSTLLPPGQTGTEHLLVLLYSPPSWTDRYRTPLGPALLSSLLDRQVQNTSWSCSTLLPPGQTGTEHLLVLLYSPPSWTDRYRTPLGPALLSSLLDRQVQNTSWSSSTLLPPGQTGTEHLLVLLYSPPSWTDRYRTPLGPPLLSSLLDRQVQNTSWSCSTLLPPGQTGTEHLLVLLYSPPSWTDRYRTPLGPPLLSSLLDRQVQNTSWSCSTLLPPGQTGTEHLLVLLYSPPSWTDRYRTPLGPALLSSLLDRQVQNTSWSSSTLLPPGQTGTEHLLVLLYSPPSWTDRYRTPLGPPLLSSLLDRQVQNTSWSCSTLLPPGQTGTEHLLVLLYSPPSWTDPPGQTGTEHLLVLLYSPPSWTDRYRTPLGPALLSSLLDRQVQNTSWSSSTLLPPGQTGTEHLLVLLYSPPSWTDRYRTPLGPALLSSLLDRQVQNTSWSSSTLLPPGQTGTEHLLVLLYSPPSWTDRYRTPLGPALLSSLLDRQVQNTSWSCSTLLPPGQTGTEHLLVLLYSPPSWTDRYRTPLGPALLSSLLDRQVQNTSWSCSTLLPPGQTGTEHLLVLLYSPPSWTDRYRTPLGPALLSSLLDRQVQNTSWSSSTLLPPGQTGTEHLLVLLYSPPSWTDRYRTPLGPALLSSLLDRQVQNTSWSCSTLLPPGQTGTEHLLVLLYSPPSWTDRYRTPLGPALLSSLLDRQVQNTSWSCSTLLPPGQTGTEHQPLFSGKESFCPPTSLLF; this is encoded by the exons atgtttactgttaattttacaGGCCTTGTCCCCCCTCCTGGACAGACACGTAcggaacacctcttggtcctgctctactctcctccctcctggacagacaggtacagaacacctcttggtcctgctctactctcctccctcctggacagacaggtacagaacacctcttggtcctgctctactctcctccctcctggacagacag gtacagaacacctcttggtcctgctctactctcctccctcctggacagacaggtacagaacacctcttggtcctgctctactctcctccctcctggacagacag gtacagaacacctcttggtcctgctctactctcctccctcctggacagacaggtacagaacacctcttggtcctgctctactctcctccctcctggacagacaggtacagaacacctcttggtcctgctctactctcctccctcctggacagacaggtacagaacacctcttggtcctgctctactctcctccctcctggacagacaggtacagaacacctcttggtcctcctctactctcctccctcctggacagacaggtacagaacacctcttggtcctgctctactctcctccctcctggacagacaggtacagaacacctcttggtcctgctctactctcctccctcctggacagacaggtacagaacacctcttggtcctcctctactctcctccctcctggacagacaggtacagaacacctcttggtcctgctctactctcctccctcctggacagacaggtacagaacacctcttggtcctcctctactctcctccctcctggacagacaggtacagaacacctcttggtcctgctctactctcctccctcctggacagacag gtacagaacacctcttggtcctcctctactctcctccctcctggacagacaggtacagaacacctcttggtcctgctctactctcctccctcctggacagacaggtacagaacacctcttggtcctgctctactctcctccctcctggacagacaggtacagaacacctcttggtcctcctctactctcctccctcctggacagacaggtacagaacacctcttggtcctgctctactctcctccctcctggacagacag gtacagaacacctcttggtcctcctctactctcctccctcctggacagacaggtacagaacacctcttggtcctgctctactctcctccctcctggacagacaggtacagaacacctcttggtcctcctctactctcctccctcctggacagacaggtacagaacacctcttggtcctgctctactctcctccctcctggacagacaggtacagaacacctcttggtcctcctctactctcctccctcctggacagacaggtacagaacacctcttggtcctgctctactctcctccctcctggacagacaggtacagaacacctcttggtcctgctctactctcctccctcctggacagaccctcctggacagacaggtacagaacacctcttggtcctcctctactctcctccctcctggacagacag gtacagaacacctcttggtcctgctctactctcctccctcctggacagacaggtacagaacacctcttggtcctcctctactctcctccctcctggacagacag gtacagaacacctcttggtcctgctctactctcctccctcctggacagacaggtacagaacacctcttggtcctgctctactctcctccctcctggacagacaggtacagaacacctcttggtcctcctctactctcctccctcctggacagacaggtacagaacacctcttggtcctgctctactctcctccctcctggacagacaggtacagaacacctcttggtcctgctctactctcctccctcctggacagacaggtacagaacacctcttggtcctgctctactctcctccctcctggacagacaggtacagaacacctcttggtcctgctctactctcctccctcctggacagacaggtacagaacacctcttggtcctgctctactctcctccctcctggacagacaggtacagaacacctcttggtcctgctctactctcctccctcctggacagacag gtacagaacacctcttggtcctcctctactctcctccctcctggacagacag gtacagaacacctcttggtcctgctctactctcctccctcctggacagacaggtacagaacacctcttggtcctcctctactctcctccctcctggacagacaggtacagaacacctcttggtcctcctctactctcctccctcctggacagacaggtacagaacacctcttggtcctgctctactctcctccctcctggacagacaggtacagaacacctcttggtcctgctctactctcctccctcctggacagacaggtacagaacacctcttggtcctcctctactctcctccctcctggacagacaggtacagaacacctcttggtcctgctctactctcctccctcctggacagacaggtacagaacacctcttggtcctgctctactctcctccctcctggacagacag gtacagaacaccagCCTCTCTTTTCCGGGAAAGAAAGTTTCTGTCCACCAACATCTCTTCTGTTTTGA
- the LOC127923381 gene encoding uncharacterized protein LOC127923381 isoform X43: protein MFTVNFTGLVPPPGQTRTEHLLVLLYSPPSWTDRYRTPLGPALLSSLLDRQVQNTSWSCSTLLPPGQTGTEHLLVLLYSPPSWTDRYRTPLGPALLSSLLDRQVQNTSWSCSTLLPPGQTGTEHLLVLLYSPPSWTDRYRTPLGPALLSSLLDRQVQNTSWSCSTLLPPGQTGTEHLLVLLYSPPSWTDRYRTPLGPALLSSLLDRQVQNTSWSCSTLLPPGQTGTEHLLVLLYSPPSWTDRYRTPLGPALLSSLLDRQVQNTSWSSSTLLPPGQTGTEHLLVLLYSPPSWTDRYRTPLGPALLSSLLDRQVQNTSWSCSTLLPPGQTGTEHLLVLLYSPPSWTDRYRTPLGPALLSSLLDRQVQNTSWSSSTLLPPGQTGTEHLLVLLYSPPSWTDRYRTPLGPPLLSSLLDRQVQNTSWSCSTLLPPGQTGTEHLLVLLYSPPSWTDRYRTPLGPALLSSLLDRQVQNTSWSCSTLLPPGQTLLDRQVQNTSWSSSTLLPPGQTGTEHLLVLLYSPPSWTDRYRTPLGPPLLSSLLDRQVQNTSWSCSTLLPPGQTGTEHLLVLLYSPPSWTDRYRTPLGPPLLSSLLDRQVQNTSWSCSTLLPPGQTGTEHLLVLLYSPPSWTDRYRTPLGPALLSSLLDRQVQNTSWSCSTLLPPGQTGTEHLLVLLYSPPSWTDRYRTPLGPALLSSLLDRQVQNTSWSSSTLLPPGQTGTEHLLVLLYSPPSWTDRYRTPASLFRERKFLSTNISSVLTSIP from the exons atgtttactgttaattttacaGGCCTTGTCCCCCCTCCTGGACAGACACGTAcggaacacctcttggtcctgctctactctcctccctcctggacagacaggtacagaacacctcttggtcctgctctactctcctccctcctggacagacaggtacagaacacctcttggtcctgctctactctcctccctcctggacagacag gtacagaacacctcttggtcctgctctactctcctccctcctggacagacaggtacagaacacctcttggtcctgctctactctcctccctcctggacagacag gtacagaacacctcttggtcctgctctactctcctccctcctggacagacaggtacagaacacctcttggtcctgctctactctcctccctcctggacagacaggtacagaacacctcttggtcctgctctactctcctccctcctggacagacaggtacagaacacctcttggtcctgctctactctcctccctcctggacagacaggtacagaacacctcttggtcctcctctactctcctccctcctggacagacaggtacagaacacctcttggtcctgctctactctcctccctcctggacagacaggtacagaacacctcttggtcctgctctactctcctccctcctggacagacaggtacagaacacctcttggtcctcctctactctcctccctcctggacagacaggtacagaacacctcttggtcctgctctactctcctccctcctggacagacaggtacagaacacctcttggtcctcctctactctcctccctcctggacagacag gtacagaacacctcttggtcctcctctactctcctccctcctggacagacaggtacagaacacctcttggtcctgctctactctcctccctcctggacagacaggtacagaacacctcttggtcctgctctactctcctccctcctggacagacaggtacagaacacctcttggtcctcctctactctcctccctcctggacagacaggtacagaacacctcttggtcctgctctactctcctccctcctggacagacag gtacagaacacctcttggtcctcctctactctcctccctcctggacagacaggtacagaacacctcttggtcctgctctactctcctccctcctggacagacaggtacagaacacctcttggtcctcctctactctcctccctcctggacagacaggtacagaacacctcttggtcctgctctactctcctccctcctggacagacaggtacagaacacctcttggtcctcctctactctcctccctcctggacagacaggtacagaacacctcttggtcctgctctactctcctccctcctggacagacaggtacagaacacctcttggtcctgctctactctcctccctcctggacagaccctcctggacagacaggtacagaacacctcttggtcctcctctactctcctccctcctggacagacag gtacagaacacctcttggtcctgctctactctcctccctcctggacagacaggtacagaacacctcttggtcctcctctactctcctccctcctggacagacag gtacagaacacctcttggtcctgctctactctcctccctcctggacagacaggtacagaacacctcttggtcctgctctactctcctccctcctggacagacaggtacagaacacctcttggtcctcctctactctcctccctcctggacagacaggtacagaacacctcttggtcctgctctactctcctccctcctggacagacaggtacagaacacctcttggtcctgctctactctcctccctcctggacagacaggtacagaacacctcttggtcctgctctactctcctccctcctggacagacaggtacagaacacctcttggtcctgctctactctcctccctcctggacagacaggtacagaacacctcttggtcctgctctactctcctccctcctggacagacaggtacagaacacctcttggtcctgctctactctcctccctcctggacagacag gtacagaacacctcttggtcctcctctactctcctccctcctggacagacaggtacagaacacctcttggtcctgctctactctcctccctcctggacagacag gtacagaacaccagCCTCTCTTTTCCGGGAAAGAAAGTTTCTGTCCACCAACATCTCTTCTGTTTTGACATCAATACCGtag